In Nitrospirota bacterium, one genomic interval encodes:
- a CDS encoding GNAT family N-acyltransferase, whose amino-acid sequence MYAAQQSCILLSHDRFIVKIAEHYEEFEKALRLRFTVFNKEMGCGLDASYATGLDYDPYDDFCDHLIVVDSRTDEVVGTYRLMLGFVAEHNRGFYSASEFDISSIVKLPGEKLELGRSCVHRDYRQASVISLLWAGIARYVELYKVHYLFGCASLHTSDPREVSMIYSYLHVFHRADAAYTVYPYQALRGVQLTAVPDLREICKKLPPLVKGYLRLGARLCGTPARDPHFGTTDLFVLLETERLVQRYRRRYFPEAAGGLCPAS is encoded by the coding sequence ATGTACGCTGCACAGCAATCCTGCATACTCCTCAGTCATGATCGTTTCATCGTCAAAATAGCCGAACACTACGAAGAGTTTGAGAAAGCCCTCAGGTTGAGGTTCACGGTATTCAACAAGGAGATGGGATGCGGCCTCGACGCCTCCTATGCGACCGGCCTGGATTACGACCCGTATGACGACTTCTGCGATCACCTGATCGTCGTTGATAGCCGCACGGATGAGGTCGTGGGGACGTACCGGCTCATGCTGGGCTTCGTCGCCGAGCACAACAGGGGCTTCTACTCGGCAAGTGAGTTCGATATCTCTTCGATCGTGAAACTTCCGGGAGAAAAGCTCGAGCTCGGCAGGTCCTGCGTGCACCGCGACTATCGCCAGGCGAGTGTGATCAGCCTTCTCTGGGCCGGTATTGCGCGCTATGTGGAGCTGTATAAGGTGCATTATCTCTTCGGCTGCGCCAGTCTCCACACCAGCGACCCCCGCGAGGTGAGCATGATCTACTCGTACCTGCACGTCTTCCATCGGGCAGACGCTGCATACACCGTGTATCCCTATCAGGCGCTGCGCGGAGTGCAGCTGACTGCAGTCCCCGATCTCCGGGAAATCTGCAAGAAACTTCCTCCCCTGGTGAAGGGATACCTGCGCCTGGGAGCGCGGCTCTGCGGCACGCCCGCCCGCGATCCGCACTTCGGGACAACGGACCTCTTTGTCCTCCTCGAGACGGAACGCCTCGTGCAGCGATACAGGCGCCGCTATTTCCCTGAAGCTGCCGGGGGCCTGTGCCCGGCTTCCTGA
- a CDS encoding phosphate-starvation-inducible PsiE family protein, translated as MVIKLLIPFVILALMIGVARLFFDLRAVFGSPTVHAGFDLMVTNLLSMFVVIELLRSIIEYFEVHRLKITFIIDAALVFFLREVMIAVYRHAMGVREVVALAALILVLGILRTLAIIYSPDKAKEKLSHE; from the coding sequence ATGGTAATCAAGCTGCTGATCCCCTTTGTTATTCTCGCGCTCATGATCGGGGTGGCGCGACTCTTCTTCGATCTGCGGGCGGTGTTCGGCAGCCCGACCGTGCATGCAGGGTTCGACCTCATGGTGACCAATCTCCTCTCGATGTTCGTTGTCATCGAGCTGCTCAGGAGCATAATCGAGTATTTCGAGGTGCACCGTCTCAAGATAACCTTCATCATCGATGCAGCCCTCGTTTTCTTTTTGCGCGAGGTCATGATCGCCGTATACCGGCACGCAATGGGAGTACGGGAGGTGGTCGCTTTGGCAGCGCTCATTCTCGTGCTGGGGATACTCAGGACGCTCGCCATCATCTATTCACCCGATAAGGCAAAGGAGAAGCTTTCGCATGAATAA
- a CDS encoding response regulator transcription factor, whose protein sequence is MSKSILIVEDETDIAELVGYNLRKEGFSFFIAPDGETALKEIGTKTYDLVLLDLMLPGMQGLEICRIIKSRPDSAHIPIIMLTAKSEEIDKILGLEMGADDYVTKPFSSKELVARVKAVLRRTDRKDDVAQKADKNAGSTIRVGAITIDKERYTVTVEGRSVQLGVIEFKLLVYLAKRPNRIYNRNQLLDAVWGNSVYVEPRTVDVHIRRLRMKIESDPDNPKYIKTMRGLGYFLEVKNDEAAD, encoded by the coding sequence ATGTCAAAAAGCATACTCATTGTCGAGGACGAGACAGATATCGCCGAGCTGGTTGGCTACAACCTCCGGAAAGAGGGTTTTTCCTTTTTTATTGCCCCTGACGGTGAGACGGCGTTAAAGGAAATCGGAACCAAGACGTATGATCTGGTCCTCCTGGACCTGATGCTGCCGGGAATGCAGGGCCTCGAGATATGCCGGATCATCAAGAGCAGACCCGATAGCGCTCATATACCCATCATTATGCTCACCGCAAAAAGCGAGGAGATCGATAAGATCCTCGGCCTCGAGATGGGCGCCGACGACTATGTCACGAAGCCTTTCAGCAGTAAGGAGCTCGTGGCGAGGGTCAAAGCGGTATTGCGGAGGACCGACCGGAAGGACGATGTCGCGCAAAAGGCGGACAAAAACGCAGGGAGCACCATCCGGGTCGGCGCCATCACCATCGATAAGGAGCGCTATACGGTCACCGTCGAGGGCCGCTCGGTACAGCTCGGCGTCATCGAATTCAAGCTGCTCGTCTACCTCGCGAAGCGCCCCAACAGGATCTACAATAGAAACCAGCTTCTCGATGCGGTCTGGGGCAACAGCGTCTACGTAGAGCCCAGAACCGTCGACGTCCACATACGGCGGCTCAGGATGAAGATCGAGAGCGACCCCGATAACCCGAAGTACATCAAGACGATGCGGGGGCTCGGTTACTTCCTGGAAGTCAAAAATGATGAAGCTGCGGATTGA
- a CDS encoding TVP38/TMEM64 family protein, translating into MENKRSFKKVLIIGIVVGLIAAFWYFDLGRYLTLPYIKDQQHKFSLLYAGNRLPVIAGYMIIYILVTSLSLPGAAVMTLAGGALFGLWAGTLIVSFASTIGATLACAVSRFALRDWVQKRFGDRLRAVNEGVEREGAFYLFTLRLIPLLPFWLINLAMGLTKMSLIKFYWVSQLGMLPGTVVYVNAGKELARIDSLSGILSPGLIFSFVLLGLFPLAAKKLLALYRREREEVGK; encoded by the coding sequence ATGGAAAATAAAAGATCCTTTAAAAAAGTCCTCATCATCGGCATCGTCGTCGGACTCATCGCCGCGTTCTGGTATTTCGACCTCGGTCGATACCTGACCCTGCCTTATATAAAGGATCAGCAGCATAAGTTTTCGCTGCTCTATGCCGGGAATCGTCTGCCGGTCATCGCCGGCTATATGATAATCTATATTCTCGTCACGTCGCTCTCCCTGCCGGGTGCCGCTGTCATGACCCTTGCGGGCGGTGCGCTCTTCGGGTTATGGGCCGGCACGCTGATCGTCTCTTTTGCGAGCACCATCGGTGCGACCCTGGCCTGTGCAGTCTCCCGTTTTGCCCTCCGCGATTGGGTCCAGAAGCGGTTCGGCGACAGATTGAGGGCGGTAAACGAAGGAGTTGAGCGGGAGGGAGCGTTTTACCTCTTCACCCTCCGGCTCATACCGCTTCTCCCCTTCTGGCTGATAAACCTCGCCATGGGGTTGACGAAGATGTCTCTGATTAAATTCTACTGGGTCTCGCAGCTCGGGATGCTGCCCGGCACCGTTGTGTATGTGAATGCCGGAAAAGAGCTCGCCAGGATCGACTCCCTCTCCGGCATCCTCTCGCCGGGGCTGATCTTTTCGTTCGTGCTCCTGGGGCTCTTCCCCCTCGCGGCGAAAAAGCTGCTCGCCCTGTACAGAAGAGAACGGGAAGAGGTCGGAAAATAA
- a CDS encoding IS1 family transposase codes for MVNTSAEDMGGIKEKDVMSRVAVNDEGAGVKCPECDLDALYRYGRTGQGKQRFLCLLCGRQFTQDAARHEVKCKPECPRCGKRMHLYKREGKVFRFRCSDYPLCKTFKKTTMEGEDDGLLHS; via the coding sequence ATGGTGAATACGTCGGCAGAAGATATGGGCGGTATAAAGGAAAAGGACGTAATGAGCAGGGTGGCGGTCAATGACGAGGGAGCAGGAGTGAAGTGCCCGGAGTGCGACCTGGACGCCCTCTACCGGTACGGCAGAACAGGACAAGGGAAGCAGCGGTTCCTCTGCCTTCTCTGCGGAAGGCAGTTTACCCAGGACGCCGCACGGCACGAAGTGAAGTGCAAACCCGAATGCCCCCGGTGCGGAAAGCGTATGCATCTCTATAAGAGGGAGGGAAAGGTGTTCCGGTTCAGGTGTTCGGACTATCCCCTGTGCAAGACCTTTAAAAAAACCACGATGGAGGGAGAGGATGACGGACTACTACATTCATAA
- the arsS gene encoding arsenosugar biosynthesis radical SAM (seleno)protein ArsS (Some members of this family are selenoproteins.) → MAVLWENERIRKSAISVVQINLGDRCNQSCSHCHLGASPRGKKNMETATAGHILRKLLETDVGEIEFTGGAPELNPSLRVFIEELGGRGKRTVVRTNLTVLDMPEHGSLIDIYKRCGTKVIASLPSCFRETTDGQRGKGVFDASVSVLNKLNRNGYGVDSRLVLDLVYNPEGGYLPPSPSDLERDYKKLLKERHGISFNNLITITNSPIGGFKRYLVRRGSFDEYMKLLVNNFNPETLNSIMCRRLLSVDYRGNVYDCDFNLALGMRIKGYEDRRFWEIDFDDFEPEITCGEHCYACTVTRGSSCHGALIKDEAEFDVKESVRDYYGRELRSSADLKTTACCTPDALPGHVREVMPYIADEIKAKYYGCGSPIPLRIEGLSVLDLGCGTGRDSYVLSKLVGEKGFVYGLDMTGQQIEVARKHREDQARRFGYTEPNTEFIFDCIENAGQHFGRETLDLVISNCVINLVEDKERAIGQIYEMLKYGGEFHFSDIYADRRLPEHIRKDPVLYGECLGGALYYRDFERMARRAGFADPRMMSKRTVAITNDEVKKLTGNITFFSITYRLWKLEGLDDACEDYGHIAIYRGGISESPFAFELDGSHIFEKDRPERVCGNTALMLSRTRFEEFFDVRGDFTQHFGEFAACGTSLSSSQRGMEQAGGACC, encoded by the coding sequence ATGGCGGTTTTGTGGGAAAACGAAAGAATCAGGAAGTCGGCGATCAGCGTCGTTCAGATCAATCTCGGGGACCGGTGCAACCAGAGCTGCTCGCACTGTCACCTCGGGGCATCTCCTCGGGGCAAGAAGAACATGGAGACCGCTACCGCCGGGCATATTCTCCGGAAGCTTCTTGAGACGGATGTCGGCGAGATAGAATTTACCGGAGGCGCACCGGAGCTCAACCCCAGCCTGCGGGTGTTTATCGAGGAGCTGGGAGGGCGTGGTAAACGAACGGTGGTCAGAACGAACCTTACGGTCCTCGATATGCCCGAGCACGGTTCTCTCATCGATATTTATAAGAGATGCGGTACAAAGGTCATTGCGTCGCTGCCCAGCTGTTTCAGGGAGACGACTGACGGACAGCGCGGGAAAGGAGTATTCGATGCGAGCGTCAGCGTCCTGAATAAATTGAACAGGAACGGCTACGGCGTGGACAGCCGTCTTGTGCTGGACCTGGTATACAATCCCGAGGGGGGGTATCTCCCCCCGTCCCCGTCTGACCTGGAACGCGACTACAAGAAGCTGCTCAAGGAGAGGCACGGAATCTCCTTCAACAACCTTATTACCATTACCAACTCGCCGATAGGAGGGTTCAAGCGCTATCTCGTGAGGCGGGGAAGTTTTGATGAGTATATGAAACTGCTGGTGAACAACTTCAACCCTGAGACGTTGAACAGCATCATGTGCAGGCGCCTGCTTTCGGTCGACTATAGGGGCAATGTATACGATTGCGATTTTAATCTTGCTCTCGGCATGAGGATAAAAGGATACGAGGACCGGCGGTTCTGGGAGATCGACTTCGACGACTTCGAGCCCGAGATAACCTGCGGCGAACATTGCTACGCCTGCACGGTTACCAGGGGAAGCAGCTGTCACGGTGCGCTTATAAAAGATGAGGCCGAGTTTGACGTGAAGGAAAGCGTCAGGGACTACTACGGCAGGGAGCTGCGGTCCTCGGCGGACCTGAAGACGACCGCCTGCTGTACCCCCGATGCGCTCCCCGGGCACGTCAGGGAGGTGATGCCCTATATCGCCGACGAGATCAAGGCAAAGTACTACGGGTGCGGTTCGCCTATACCGCTGAGGATCGAGGGACTGAGCGTTCTCGACCTCGGCTGCGGCACCGGACGGGACAGCTACGTGCTCTCGAAGCTTGTGGGCGAAAAAGGCTTTGTGTACGGCCTCGATATGACCGGGCAGCAGATCGAGGTCGCCCGGAAGCACCGGGAGGATCAGGCGAGGAGGTTCGGCTATACAGAGCCCAACACCGAGTTCATCTTCGACTGTATCGAAAATGCGGGGCAGCATTTCGGCAGGGAAACGCTCGACCTGGTCATTTCGAACTGCGTCATCAATCTCGTCGAAGACAAGGAGAGAGCGATCGGGCAGATTTACGAGATGCTGAAGTACGGCGGCGAGTTCCACTTCTCCGATATCTATGCCGACCGGAGACTTCCCGAACATATCAGAAAAGACCCGGTCCTCTACGGAGAATGCCTCGGCGGCGCGCTCTACTACAGGGATTTCGAGAGAATGGCGCGAAGGGCGGGCTTTGCCGACCCGCGTATGATGTCGAAAAGAACCGTTGCGATAACCAACGATGAGGTAAAGAAGCTCACCGGAAACATAACGTTTTTTTCTATTACCTACCGCCTCTGGAAGCTTGAGGGGCTGGATGACGCCTGCGAGGATTACGGGCATATCGCCATTTATAGGGGCGGCATCTCCGAGTCACCCTTCGCTTTTGAGCTCGATGGCTCGCATATTTTCGAGAAGGACAGGCCGGAAAGAGTCTGCGGCAATACGGCATTGATGCTTTCCCGGACGAGATTCGAAGAGTTTTTCGATGTGAGGGGGGACTTCACACAGCATTTCGGAGAGTTTGCAGCCTGCGGAACATCTCTCAGCAGCAGCCAGAGGGGAATGGAACAGGCAGGGGGGGCGTGTTGCTGA
- a CDS encoding PHP domain-containing protein, with product MLLCDFHIHTKYSDGSVALDTVIDLYGQAGFDVIAITDHVVNGDNSLGKFARRFNLSVRADNFDRYKEHIDRAAARAWDKYEMLVIPGVEISKNYLTAEKSAHILLLDIKEFIPACMSYEHIFLEAKQQGALTVACHPHHMSDLSRDTLFLWNNRDKYARYIDAWEVANRDDVFNVVSLKKYPYIANSDFHKVRHLYSWKTLLNCDKNSASIKQCIRHNKGVAITLFRQ from the coding sequence ATGCTGCTGTGTGATTTTCATATCCATACCAAGTATTCCGACGGTTCGGTGGCGCTGGATACGGTGATCGATCTCTATGGGCAGGCAGGATTCGACGTTATCGCAATAACCGACCATGTGGTGAACGGCGACAACTCTCTGGGCAAATTCGCACGCCGCTTCAATCTCTCCGTGCGTGCCGACAATTTCGATCGCTATAAGGAACATATCGACAGGGCGGCGGCACGAGCCTGGGATAAATACGAGATGCTCGTCATTCCGGGGGTCGAAATAAGCAAGAACTATTTGACGGCGGAGAAATCGGCACATATCCTGCTCCTCGATATCAAGGAGTTCATTCCTGCCTGCATGAGTTACGAGCATATCTTTCTGGAAGCGAAACAGCAGGGCGCTCTTACGGTGGCGTGTCATCCGCACCATATGTCGGACCTGAGCAGGGATACACTTTTCCTCTGGAACAACCGGGACAAATACGCCCGGTACATCGATGCCTGGGAGGTCGCCAACAGGGACGATGTGTTCAACGTCGTCAGCCTGAAGAAATATCCTTATATAGCGAACAGCGATTTCCACAAGGTGCGGCATCTCTACTCGTGGAAGACGCTGCTCAACTGCGACAAGAACAGTGCATCGATAAAGCAGTGCATACGGCATAACAAAGGCGTTGCGATAACCCTTTTCAGACAGTAA
- a CDS encoding HMA2 domain-containing protein, which translates to MTDYYIHNVPGRLRLKSPAFKRNRNVIDELKKALSTISGIGTVDVNPTTGSLLINYNPKAVQHQEIIGLLQRKGYFDSAKAATNDQYIHSAVTRAGNLVTRVVFGSVVEKTFEGSALSLLTYLI; encoded by the coding sequence ATGACGGACTACTACATTCATAACGTTCCCGGAAGGCTTCGCCTGAAGAGCCCGGCGTTCAAAAGGAACAGGAACGTAATTGATGAGCTGAAAAAGGCCCTGAGCACCATAAGCGGCATAGGAACGGTTGATGTCAACCCCACCACCGGCAGCCTGCTTATCAACTACAATCCCAAGGCGGTGCAGCACCAGGAGATCATCGGGCTCCTCCAGCGCAAGGGCTACTTCGACAGCGCCAAAGCCGCGACGAACGACCAGTATATCCATAGCGCCGTCACCAGGGCAGGCAACCTGGTGACCAGGGTGGTCTTCGGCTCGGTTGTCGAGAAGACCTTCGAAGGCTCCGCCTTGTCGTTGCTGACGTATCTGATTTAG
- a CDS encoding family 1 glycosylhydrolase, protein MTDKERFLWGVATSAFQLEGSPYADWATWDEKLTSNPNVTEHFSRYREDLRLLKELGVNAYRFSVEWSRIQPRENTWDAAALAHYQEIIDILIGSNIEPMVTLHHFTHPLWFLKKYPWHHEASIEKFLAFVEKVAETLKGVRYWITFNEPYVLVLAGYFEGCTPPGIKDVSLGLKALQHILISHGAAYDMLHAMVAGDPLVSVAHNMAALSPWRRWNPLDKVLAKIAKYFYNHSLIDAFLTGTLHIRMPFRKEVSVAVPIKDKLDFFGVNYYTRIHMRFNPFKKMGIELRHLDIDGYGLTDMGWEIHPRGLEKVLRYASKLKVPLIITENGIATRDCQEKIRYMRHHIDVLEKCIKAGMDVRGYFYWTLIDNYEWLEGLDARFGLYHVDFETLERTPTNAASYYSYLIRSRSEAIREWCCHTRTE, encoded by the coding sequence ATGACTGATAAAGAACGATTTCTATGGGGAGTGGCTACCTCCGCGTTTCAGCTCGAGGGATCTCCCTATGCCGACTGGGCCACGTGGGATGAGAAGCTGACGTCGAATCCGAACGTAACCGAGCACTTCAGCCGGTACAGGGAGGATTTGCGGTTGCTGAAAGAGCTGGGCGTTAATGCCTACCGGTTTTCGGTTGAATGGAGCAGGATACAGCCTCGAGAGAATACCTGGGACGCTGCTGCCCTGGCACATTATCAGGAAATTATAGATATCCTCATCGGCAGCAACATAGAGCCGATGGTCACGCTGCACCATTTCACCCATCCCCTGTGGTTTCTTAAGAAATATCCCTGGCACCATGAAGCATCCATTGAAAAGTTTCTCGCCTTTGTAGAGAAGGTTGCCGAAACGCTAAAAGGGGTTCGCTACTGGATCACCTTCAATGAACCGTATGTCCTCGTCCTGGCGGGCTATTTCGAAGGGTGTACGCCGCCGGGCATCAAGGATGTTTCCCTTGGCCTGAAGGCGCTGCAGCATATCCTCATCAGCCATGGCGCAGCATACGACATGCTTCATGCCATGGTTGCCGGCGATCCCCTGGTGAGCGTCGCCCATAATATGGCCGCCCTCTCGCCATGGCGCCGCTGGAATCCGCTCGATAAGGTCCTCGCGAAGATTGCGAAGTATTTCTACAACCATTCGCTTATCGACGCCTTTCTGACCGGCACCCTGCATATCCGGATGCCGTTTAGAAAAGAGGTCAGTGTTGCGGTCCCTATAAAGGATAAGCTCGACTTTTTCGGCGTGAACTACTACACGAGGATCCATATGAGGTTTAATCCCTTCAAGAAGATGGGGATCGAACTGAGGCACCTCGACATCGACGGATACGGGCTGACCGACATGGGATGGGAGATCCATCCCCGGGGCCTCGAGAAGGTGCTGCGGTATGCATCGAAGCTGAAGGTGCCTTTGATCATAACGGAAAACGGCATCGCTACCAGAGACTGCCAGGAGAAGATCCGGTATATGAGACACCACATCGATGTGCTCGAGAAGTGCATCAAGGCCGGCATGGACGTGAGGGGATATTTCTACTGGACGCTCATCGACAACTATGAATGGCTGGAAGGGCTCGACGCCCGCTTCGGACTCTATCACGTCGATTTCGAAACACTCGAACGCACGCCCACCAACGCCGCTTCCTACTATTCGTACCTCATCAGGAGCCGGTCGGAGGCGATACGGGAATGGTGCTGTCACACTCGCACCGAGTAG
- the metK gene encoding methionine adenosyltransferase, producing the protein MKKDFMFTSESVTEGHPDKLCDQISDAVVDHFLQQDPYSRVIAECAVSTSIVFIAARFSSEASIDFPAIARQVINQIGYDQQAFNGKTCSILTSLKELPGDELCCFDELDLSDEEIERIPARNQVTVFGFACTQTPAFMPLPLWLAHKLARKLTAARLQKVLPYLAPDGKTQVGIEFRNRKPHRIHSITVIASQHQAGAPDRKHLAEDIREAIIESVFHDEPVKPDAGTLIFINPDGPFITGGPAVHSGLTGRKNAIDTYGEYARQSGAALSGKDPLRIDRIGAYAARYAAKNVVAAGLAEECEVQLSYSIGIARPVSIQVETFGTGAVAEEQIADALERHFDFRLAGIVRQFNLRRLPSRIKGGFYRKLAAYGHMGRMDVGLPWEKIDKARILSNG; encoded by the coding sequence ATGAAAAAGGACTTCATGTTCACCTCCGAATCGGTCACTGAGGGACATCCCGATAAGCTCTGCGATCAGATCAGCGATGCCGTCGTCGACCACTTCCTCCAGCAGGACCCCTATTCGCGCGTCATTGCGGAGTGCGCGGTCTCGACCTCGATCGTCTTTATCGCGGCGCGCTTCTCCTCTGAAGCGAGCATCGACTTCCCGGCCATCGCCCGGCAGGTGATCAACCAGATCGGCTACGATCAGCAGGCATTCAACGGCAAGACCTGCAGCATCCTGACGAGCCTCAAGGAACTGCCCGGCGACGAGCTCTGCTGCTTCGACGAGCTCGACCTGAGCGATGAGGAGATCGAGCGGATCCCCGCGAGAAACCAGGTGACGGTCTTCGGCTTCGCCTGCACCCAGACGCCCGCCTTCATGCCCCTTCCCCTCTGGCTTGCGCACAAGCTCGCCCGGAAACTCACCGCGGCCCGGCTCCAGAAGGTGCTGCCCTACCTCGCCCCCGACGGAAAGACGCAGGTCGGCATCGAGTTCAGGAACCGCAAACCCCACAGGATACACAGCATCACCGTCATCGCCAGCCAGCACCAGGCAGGAGCGCCGGACAGAAAACACCTTGCCGAGGATATCAGGGAGGCGATCATCGAGAGCGTTTTTCACGACGAGCCCGTAAAGCCCGATGCCGGCACCCTGATCTTCATCAACCCTGACGGTCCCTTCATCACCGGAGGACCTGCGGTACACTCGGGACTGACGGGGAGGAAGAACGCCATCGATACCTACGGGGAGTATGCCCGCCAGAGCGGCGCTGCCCTGAGCGGCAAGGACCCGCTCCGCATCGACCGCATCGGCGCCTACGCTGCACGGTATGCAGCAAAGAATGTCGTTGCCGCGGGTCTCGCCGAGGAGTGCGAGGTGCAGCTCAGCTATTCCATAGGCATCGCCCGGCCGGTAAGCATACAGGTCGAGACGTTCGGCACCGGCGCCGTTGCCGAGGAGCAGATCGCCGATGCCCTGGAGCGCCATTTCGATTTCCGGCTTGCGGGTATCGTGAGGCAGTTCAACCTTCGCCGCCTGCCCTCCCGCATCAAGGGAGGATTCTATAGAAAGCTCGCCGCTTACGGACATATGGGGAGGATGGATGTCGGCCTGCCGTGGGAGAAGATCGATAAGGCACGGATCCTCTCGAATGGATAA
- a CDS encoding ceramide glucosyltransferase — protein METYWIFFAAAVFGLVLYGFQLLAVRSSLSAPRDAGEDNSLSPFSPPISILKPLKGLDDNLLDNLLSFCALDYPEYEIIFTLQNHNDPAYKVARKVRERNPGKDITIIVEETPIGLNPKVNNLVAAYRAARYEYVLISDSNVMVEEDYLKAVVSPLRDPQVGLVSNVIRGAGGRTLGAVFENLHLNSFIMGSVCFLDRFLKMPCVIGKSMLMRKRDLEAIGGLRAVKDILAEDYIIGERMHKSGRRVVLSKHIINNINEYWSVQRFFNRHTRWGKLRWKIGGPKYLVELLGNPVFLSVLPLLWEQSRVTISVALFISLVKILGDFTLARRTGTELASPLLYMLSPVKDILIGLLWFVPLVSTTVVWRGNRYRIGRNSALFPCPETGFWSLRYRIVDVIKGRLA, from the coding sequence ATGGAGACCTACTGGATCTTTTTTGCCGCTGCAGTCTTCGGCCTGGTGTTATACGGCTTTCAGCTCCTTGCCGTACGTTCGTCTCTCTCTGCTCCCCGTGACGCGGGGGAGGATAACTCCCTCTCCCCCTTTTCCCCCCCGATCTCGATACTGAAGCCTCTAAAGGGGCTTGACGACAACCTGCTCGACAATCTCCTGAGCTTCTGTGCTCTCGATTACCCCGAGTACGAGATCATCTTCACGCTCCAGAATCACAATGACCCGGCCTACAAGGTTGCCCGGAAGGTGAGGGAGCGCAATCCCGGCAAAGACATCACGATCATCGTCGAGGAGACGCCGATCGGGCTCAACCCCAAGGTAAATAACCTGGTTGCGGCATACAGGGCCGCCCGGTACGAATATGTGCTCATAAGCGACAGCAACGTCATGGTCGAGGAAGACTACTTGAAGGCGGTCGTCAGCCCCCTGAGGGATCCGCAGGTCGGCCTGGTGAGCAATGTGATACGGGGAGCGGGGGGACGCACGCTGGGTGCGGTCTTCGAGAATCTGCACCTCAATTCATTCATTATGGGGAGTGTCTGCTTTCTCGACAGGTTCCTCAAGATGCCGTGCGTCATCGGCAAATCGATGCTCATGAGGAAGCGCGACCTCGAAGCGATCGGCGGGCTCAGGGCGGTCAAGGACATCCTGGCCGAGGACTATATCATCGGTGAACGCATGCACAAGAGCGGCAGACGCGTGGTGCTCTCGAAGCACATCATCAACAACATCAATGAGTATTGGAGCGTACAGCGTTTTTTCAACCGCCACACGCGATGGGGAAAGCTGCGCTGGAAGATCGGGGGACCGAAATACCTCGTCGAGCTCCTCGGCAATCCCGTATTCCTCTCGGTCCTGCCGCTCCTGTGGGAGCAGTCCAGGGTGACCATCTCCGTTGCACTCTTCATCTCGCTGGTCAAGATCCTCGGCGATTTCACGCTGGCGAGAAGAACGGGAACGGAGCTGGCGAGCCCGCTCCTGTATATGCTGTCTCCCGTCAAGGATATTCTTATCGGGCTGCTCTGGTTTGTGCCGCTGGTGAGCACGACGGTGGTGTGGCGGGGCAACCGGTATCGCATCGGCAGGAATTCCGCACTCTTCCCCTGTCCCGAGACCGGCTTCTGGTCCCTGCGGTACCGCATTGTCGATGTGATAAAGGGGAGGCTGGCATAA